One window of the Cotesia glomerata isolate CgM1 linkage group LG10, MPM_Cglom_v2.3, whole genome shotgun sequence genome contains the following:
- the LOC123273186 gene encoding TLD domain-containing protein 2 isoform X20, which produces MTREEQEDRSKFSKTLAKMPKVKLPNPINKISKFLKQRSKVLSMSDELRRALYANSAISLDVDVIVPDLVGTTEILSDEHREHLCRHLPARAEGYLWTLVFSTSQHGFSLNSMYRKMAKVESPILLVIEDTEGNVFGALTSCSLHVSDHFYGTGESLLFRFTPRFQAFNWTGDNLYFIKGNNESLAIGAGDGKFGLWLDGDLYQGRTQSCSTYGNEPLAPHEDFVVKTLECWAFI; this is translated from the exons ATGACGCGAGAAGAACAAGAAGACCGGAGTAAATTCTCTAAAACTCTGGCGAAAATGCCGAAAGTTAAATTGCCGAACCCGATAAACAAGatatctaaatttttgaaacaaagatcaaag GTTTTGTCTATGAGCGATGAGCTGAGAAGAGCTTTGTACGCCAACAGTGCCATATCTCTGGATGTAGACGTCATTGTTCCTGACTTGGTTGGAACTACGGAAATTCTCAGCGACGAACACAGAGAACATCTCTGTCGCCACCTGCCGGCGCGCGCTGAAGGTTATCTTTGGACACTGGTGTTCAGTACGAGTCAGCACGGGTTCAGTTTGAATAGTATGTACAGAAAAATGGCAAAAGTTGAGAGCCCTATTCTGCTAGTCATTGAAGATACTGAGGGAAAt GTATTTGGAGCCCTCACGTCATGTTCATTGCATGTCAGTGATCATTTCTACGGAACTGGAGAATCTTTGCTGTTCAGGTTCACTCCAAGGTTCCAGGCATTTAATTGGACTGGTGATAatctttatttcattaaagGAAATAATGAAAGTTTGGCAATTGGTGCTGGAGa tggtAAATTTGGTCTGTGGTTAGACGGTGATTTATACCAAGGCAGAACCCAGTCCTGCAGTACCTACGGAAACGAACCACTGGCTCCTCACGAAGACTTTGTCGTGAAAACACTGGAATGCTGGGCATTCATATAG
- the LOC123273186 gene encoding TLD domain-containing protein 2 isoform X21 has protein sequence MTADAFSVLNYVFQHSSRMLSVLSMSDELRRALYANSAISLDVDVIVPDLVGTTEILSDEHREHLCRHLPARAEGYLWTLVFSTSQHGFSLNSMYRKMAKVESPILLVIEDTEGNVFGALTSCSLHVSDHFYGTGESLLFRFTPRFQAFNWTGDNLYFIKGNNESLAIGAGDGKFGLWLDGDLYQGRTQSCSTYGNEPLAPHEDFVVKTLECWAFI, from the exons ATGACTGCCGACGCATTCTCAGTCCTGAATTACGTGTTTCAACACTCATCGCGCATGCTATCG GTTTTGTCTATGAGCGATGAGCTGAGAAGAGCTTTGTACGCCAACAGTGCCATATCTCTGGATGTAGACGTCATTGTTCCTGACTTGGTTGGAACTACGGAAATTCTCAGCGACGAACACAGAGAACATCTCTGTCGCCACCTGCCGGCGCGCGCTGAAGGTTATCTTTGGACACTGGTGTTCAGTACGAGTCAGCACGGGTTCAGTTTGAATAGTATGTACAGAAAAATGGCAAAAGTTGAGAGCCCTATTCTGCTAGTCATTGAAGATACTGAGGGAAAt GTATTTGGAGCCCTCACGTCATGTTCATTGCATGTCAGTGATCATTTCTACGGAACTGGAGAATCTTTGCTGTTCAGGTTCACTCCAAGGTTCCAGGCATTTAATTGGACTGGTGATAatctttatttcattaaagGAAATAATGAAAGTTTGGCAATTGGTGCTGGAGa tggtAAATTTGGTCTGTGGTTAGACGGTGATTTATACCAAGGCAGAACCCAGTCCTGCAGTACCTACGGAAACGAACCACTGGCTCCTCACGAAGACTTTGTCGTGAAAACACTGGAATGCTGGGCATTCATATAG